In one window of uncultured Draconibacterium sp. DNA:
- a CDS encoding substrate-binding domain-containing protein, protein MTKKLTILFLFVLLFSFFSLSSKEKHKIGFSQCTTGDDWRKSMHREMMIELAFYPDFELIIKDANDNSDQQINDIRQLLEEKIDLLIVSPNESEPITPIVEEVYNSGIPVIVIDRQIASEAYTAYVGANNYLIGKEAGDYAVKLLNGKGKIVEITGLQGSSPAINRHNGFMEVISQYPDMELVASESGKWNYGDSKTVMQHFLDQKLDFDLVFSHNDRIARAAYEVIDANNIGEKFILGIDGLLGDDGGIEDVIDAKIDATFLYPTGGAEAIQLADKILNKQPFDRINILETVVIDNNNAKILKLQYEAVADLQGKIEDQKSVLENQIARFKSQQSFLIVVLVLLVAIVILVIQTFRAYRIKRSANEKLEHQKLEIEKRNREIIKQRDQLIDVSEKLEEATQTKLRFFTNMSHEFRTPLTLIIGPLEDMIESADIPQRFKKQVSMMHQNSLRLLHMINQLMDFRKIENNKMQLQAASYDIVGFLNEIVMPFYDLAEKKHISIVLEAEKSHLNAWFDLNKLDKVIFNLLSNAIKFTPVNGTIHISLKVIKPLTQKIWDEEVEIIISDTGNGIPTDQIDHIFDRFYQAESSRGFMGTGLGLSLSKEFVDLHHGEIEVKSTIGEGTTFTIHLPLGNAHLSPSEKIETPINETKKKQIQRNNEIHINPVLDTEEKKIETNFEEKPTLLLVEDEIEIREYIKDSLVDHYHILEAENGRLALDIIRENEPDLIVSDIMMPEMDGLELTRTLKIDLKTCHIPIILLTAKASQEQKFEGLEEGADSYIPKPFNSRHLQIRVKKLLELRKKMQERYKGQLLIADDDKDLSRLDRKFLNKISHIVEEHRDKEEFSVEELSQLLGLSRVHVYRKIKKLTGMSVSEFVRSVKLKLSLNLIKNSGKTMAEIAYEVGFSSPSYFTKCFKDQFGMSPSEYAKK, encoded by the coding sequence ATGACGAAGAAATTAACAATCCTATTTCTTTTCGTACTCCTATTCTCCTTCTTTAGTCTTTCGTCAAAAGAAAAACACAAAATTGGATTTTCGCAATGCACCACAGGCGATGACTGGCGCAAATCGATGCACCGCGAAATGATGATAGAACTGGCTTTTTACCCCGATTTTGAACTGATAATAAAAGACGCCAACGACAATAGCGACCAACAAATAAACGACATCAGGCAACTGTTGGAAGAAAAAATCGACCTTTTAATTGTCTCTCCCAACGAATCGGAACCAATAACACCAATTGTTGAAGAGGTATATAACAGCGGAATTCCTGTTATCGTTATCGACAGGCAAATAGCCTCGGAGGCTTATACTGCGTATGTTGGTGCCAACAATTATTTAATTGGAAAAGAAGCCGGGGATTATGCGGTAAAATTGTTAAATGGCAAAGGTAAAATCGTTGAAATTACCGGGCTACAAGGTTCATCTCCTGCAATTAACAGACACAATGGGTTCATGGAAGTGATTTCGCAATATCCCGATATGGAGCTGGTTGCTTCGGAATCGGGTAAGTGGAATTATGGCGACAGTAAAACGGTAATGCAACATTTTCTTGACCAAAAACTGGACTTCGATCTCGTTTTCTCGCATAATGACCGGATTGCCAGAGCAGCTTACGAAGTAATTGATGCGAATAACATTGGCGAGAAATTTATCCTGGGTATCGACGGACTATTGGGAGATGACGGAGGAATAGAAGATGTGATTGATGCTAAAATTGATGCTACCTTTCTTTATCCTACCGGTGGAGCCGAGGCCATTCAACTGGCTGATAAAATTCTGAACAAGCAGCCATTTGATCGTATCAATATTCTTGAAACAGTGGTTATTGATAACAACAATGCCAAAATATTAAAACTTCAGTACGAGGCCGTTGCTGATCTCCAGGGAAAAATAGAAGATCAAAAATCCGTTCTCGAAAACCAGATCGCCCGCTTTAAAAGTCAACAAAGCTTCTTAATTGTTGTCCTGGTTTTGTTGGTAGCCATTGTGATTTTGGTTATTCAAACCTTCAGAGCTTATCGGATTAAAAGGTCGGCCAACGAAAAACTCGAGCATCAAAAACTCGAAATCGAAAAAAGAAACCGTGAAATTATAAAACAAAGAGACCAACTTATTGATGTTTCGGAAAAACTGGAGGAGGCCACACAAACCAAACTTCGTTTTTTCACCAATATGTCGCATGAGTTCAGAACGCCGCTTACGCTCATCATTGGCCCGTTAGAGGATATGATCGAATCTGCAGATATTCCTCAACGTTTTAAAAAACAGGTTTCCATGATGCACCAGAATTCACTTCGCCTGTTGCACATGATCAACCAGCTGATGGATTTCAGGAAAATAGAGAACAATAAAATGCAGTTGCAAGCCGCCAGTTACGACATTGTTGGTTTCCTTAACGAAATTGTAATGCCCTTTTACGACCTGGCTGAGAAGAAGCATATATCAATTGTTTTGGAAGCAGAAAAAAGCCATTTAAATGCCTGGTTCGACCTTAACAAACTTGATAAAGTTATATTTAACCTGCTCTCAAATGCCATTAAATTCACTCCTGTTAATGGTACTATTCATATCTCTCTTAAAGTAATTAAACCTTTAACACAGAAGATTTGGGATGAAGAAGTTGAAATTATAATTTCCGATACAGGCAACGGAATTCCAACGGATCAGATTGACCATATTTTTGATCGTTTTTACCAGGCAGAAAGCTCACGTGGTTTTATGGGAACAGGACTGGGACTTTCGCTTTCGAAAGAATTTGTTGACCTGCACCACGGAGAAATTGAGGTTAAAAGCACCATTGGAGAAGGAACCACTTTCACTATTCATTTGCCACTTGGAAACGCCCATCTTAGCCCATCTGAAAAAATTGAAACACCTATAAACGAGACAAAAAAGAAGCAGATTCAACGAAACAACGAAATCCATATCAATCCGGTTTTGGATACCGAAGAAAAGAAGATTGAGACAAATTTTGAGGAAAAACCGACGCTTCTTTTGGTTGAGGATGAGATCGAAATTCGTGAATATATAAAAGACAGTTTGGTTGATCATTATCATATTCTGGAAGCAGAAAATGGAAGGCTGGCACTGGATATAATCAGGGAAAACGAACCCGACCTTATTGTTAGCGATATTATGATGCCGGAAATGGATGGGCTGGAATTGACCCGCACTTTAAAAATCGATTTAAAAACCTGCCATATTCCAATCATCCTTCTAACAGCAAAAGCTTCGCAGGAGCAGAAATTTGAAGGTCTGGAAGAAGGAGCCGATTCATACATTCCGAAACCGTTTAACAGCAGGCACCTGCAAATCAGGGTGAAGAAATTGCTCGAACTCAGAAAGAAAATGCAGGAACGCTACAAAGGTCAGCTACTTATCGCAGATGACGACAAAGATCTTTCGCGCCTCGATCGCAAGTTTCTGAATAAAATCTCGCATATAGTGGAAGAACACCGCGACAAGGAGGAGTTTTCGGTAGAAGAACTTAGTCAATTACTGGGTCTGTCGCGCGTGCATGTTTACCGGAAAATTAAAAAGCTGACCGGAATGTCAGTCAGCGAATTTGTACGATCTGTAAAATTGAAACTCTCCTTAAATCTGATAAAAAACAGCGGAAAAACGATGGCTGAGATTGCCTACGAAGTTGGTTTTTCATCGCCTTCGTATTTCACAAAATGTTTTAAGGACCAGTTTGGAATGTCGCCAAGTGAATATGCAAAAAAGTGA
- a CDS encoding AAA family ATPase: MIAIKGPRGAGKTTLMLQYVKFDLGLPETALYITADHTWFYNHTLLETANDWYKQGGKLLVIDEVHKYKNWSVELKNIYDGLPELKIIFSASSALDIYRGEADLSRRVVSYMLAGLSFREYLQFSDKVNFDPVTIDDISTNHRNLSRTISEKLRPLPVFRKYTEMGYLPIFMEGEDSYLLKLNQVINTIVDTDLAYIAAYNSGTANKVKKLLAVIAESVPFKPNIAALSRKLDLSRDSVYQYIYQLADARLLNTLSTEGKGVSTLQKPDKIYLENTNLAYALKSKPDIGNVRETFVFNQLHNAGLQVYSPKAGDFVFDGYTLEIGGKNKTTTQVKHLDNYLIVSDDIEVGTGNKVPIWLFGFLY, translated from the coding sequence ATGATTGCAATTAAAGGTCCGCGTGGTGCGGGAAAGACCACTCTGATGTTGCAATATGTCAAATTTGATTTGGGATTACCGGAAACAGCTTTATATATAACTGCTGATCACACCTGGTTTTACAATCATACATTACTGGAGACCGCAAATGATTGGTATAAACAAGGAGGAAAACTTCTTGTTATTGATGAAGTTCACAAGTATAAAAACTGGTCAGTCGAATTAAAAAACATCTATGATGGTTTACCTGAACTGAAAATAATTTTTTCAGCTTCCTCGGCTTTGGATATATACCGTGGAGAAGCAGATTTAAGTAGAAGAGTTGTAAGTTACATGTTGGCAGGTTTATCATTTCGTGAGTATTTACAATTTTCTGATAAAGTCAATTTTGATCCAGTTACAATTGATGATATCTCTACGAATCACCGTAATCTTAGTCGCACAATAAGTGAAAAGCTGAGACCATTACCGGTATTCAGAAAATATACCGAGATGGGTTATCTACCCATCTTTATGGAAGGAGAAGATTCCTATTTGTTGAAATTGAATCAAGTAATAAATACAATTGTAGACACTGATCTGGCCTATATTGCTGCTTATAATTCGGGCACGGCCAATAAAGTAAAAAAATTGCTGGCAGTAATTGCTGAATCCGTACCATTTAAACCGAATATCGCTGCGCTGTCAAGAAAACTGGATTTGAGTCGTGACAGTGTTTATCAATACATTTACCAGCTTGCAGATGCACGTTTGTTAAATACCTTAAGCACTGAAGGAAAAGGCGTTTCAACTTTGCAGAAGCCGGATAAAATATATCTTGAAAATACGAACCTGGCATATGCTTTAAAGAGTAAACCAGATATAGGAAATGTTCGTGAAACGTTTGTATTTAACCAGTTACATAATGCAGGACTTCAAGTATATTCACCAAAAGCCGGTGATTTTGTTTTCGACGGTTATACTTTGGAGATAGGAGGGAAGAATAAGACCACAACACAAGTGAAACATTTGGATAATTACCTGATTGTATCTGATGATATTGAAGTTGGAACAGGTAATAAAGTTCCTATCTGGTTGTTTGGTTTTTTATACTAA
- a CDS encoding carbohydrate kinase → MEIKNNEILCFGEVLWDRLPSGAKAGGAPMNVALHLNAIGLDATIASSVGNDEPGAELKKFLEDSGMSTAYIQTDDNLPTSEVLVHLDENNNATYEICEPVAWDNIQLTDSLMKKARQAGLLIYGSLASRNPLTRETLMNLLDYDGLKLIDVNFRKPYDSQEVVEKLLEKTDVVKLNDEELEVFAGWYNRPSSDEHNLMEWFVKHYNIGMLCVTKGEKGALLYCNGKFYEHPGFKVNAVDTVGAGDAFLAGLIASLLNKKEPADALAFACATGAFVASKAGATPKYDMDEIEEILSNDQPTIERNNIQIN, encoded by the coding sequence ATGGAAATTAAGAACAACGAAATATTGTGTTTTGGTGAGGTGCTTTGGGATCGTTTGCCATCGGGCGCGAAAGCCGGAGGTGCTCCCATGAACGTGGCGCTTCACCTCAATGCTATCGGTTTGGATGCTACCATTGCCAGCAGTGTTGGAAACGACGAACCGGGAGCAGAACTAAAAAAATTCCTTGAAGATTCGGGAATGTCTACCGCATACATTCAAACCGATGATAATCTGCCTACCAGTGAAGTACTGGTGCATTTGGATGAAAACAACAACGCTACCTACGAAATTTGTGAACCCGTAGCCTGGGATAATATTCAACTAACTGATTCGCTAATGAAAAAGGCCAGGCAGGCAGGTTTGCTGATTTACGGATCACTGGCTTCGCGCAATCCTTTAACCCGCGAAACACTGATGAATCTGCTGGATTACGATGGACTGAAATTGATTGATGTAAATTTTCGTAAGCCATATGATTCGCAGGAAGTAGTTGAAAAGCTTCTGGAAAAAACTGATGTGGTAAAACTCAACGACGAAGAGCTGGAGGTCTTTGCAGGATGGTACAACCGCCCCAGTTCTGACGAGCACAACCTCATGGAATGGTTTGTAAAACACTATAACATCGGAATGTTATGTGTAACCAAAGGCGAAAAAGGTGCTTTGTTATACTGCAACGGAAAATTTTACGAACACCCTGGTTTTAAAGTAAATGCAGTCGATACAGTTGGTGCCGGCGATGCATTTCTTGCCGGACTAATTGCCTCTCTGTTAAATAAAAAAGAACCTGCCGACGCATTGGCTTTTGCTTGTGCAACCGGCGCATTTGTAGCATCGAAAGCCGGTGCTACTCCAAAATACGACATGGATGAAATTGAGGAAATCCTATCGAATGACCAACCAACTATCGAAAGAAATAATATTCAAATTAATTAA
- a CDS encoding TonB-dependent receptor, which yields MVKRIKLKNATKGMFFILLSLFSTIAFAQEISVSGTVKDASGMALPGVTIVEKGTTNGTITDVDGVYTIEVAGADAVLQISFIGMKSQEIAVSGRTSINIDMEDETIGLAEVVAVGYSVQRKADLTGAVEVVQMDAIENVSLSSGNPMQALQGHVPGLYIEKTGTPSATSSRILIRGVNTLGDNNPLYIIDGVPTKRPEVFQGLSAGSIVSVQVLKDASASSIYGARASNGVVIVTTKNGSDKKGEVKVEFNSNFSVQSEKSQRYDMLNAVDRGRALWQASVNDGVDPTSGYGEIYNFDWNGDYNNPVLNGVTVQPYVGGDMNVPAGDTDWQDATYETGFVINNDLTVSGGTEKSSVLMNIGYIKNTGMLKYTNYDRITARINGQTSMLDDRVKFGINAQVVSSNETLETPDLGSAPTPGLAITLAPTIPLYDSNGNYGGPLGSGYSDRNNPVMMQYINRWDNTNRRYLFGSVFAEIQPVKNLVLRTTLGIDYSMVKDKDIEPAFSNGFIARSVNNLRIYNSDFTSITWSNTANYKLDIGKSKFGFLLGIEAVSDNFQDFTGYKEGFSSQTEEFFVLSAGTSNGNSFGTATSSRLFSQFGKIDYNYNERFLASFTLRRDGSSRFGADNRYGFFPAATFGWRLSEEEFMTGMEKISNLKFRAGVGRVGNQDVGDFASLGLFEPRYGAVASQVDGIFHNDFFDDYWNVGSAYALDGQDSGNLPSGFVSVQAGNPALKWETTDELNLGIDFGFFDSQLVGAFDWYTRKTTDILIQPPVASALGEGQLQFLNGATKKNTGWEFALSYRKKVNSDLSYEIAGSASHFADKITELPEEVRTAYPGNSEQTVLGHSELSIFGYVADGIFKNQGEVDAHASQVGAAPGRIRWADLNDDGAINSLDQKFLGTLLPKLEYSLRIDVNYKDFDLSVFGSGVAGKTGYDPYTYYNDFIRGRDNVGPGVFKAWTTQNSDSDVPALTLSDSNNETRTSSYLNVNASYFKLRNIQLGYSLPKTVLDNVGIDKVRFYLMAENLFWIQSNEFQGPDPERTDVNTIPIPRTFSAGVNVAF from the coding sequence ATGGTAAAAAGAATCAAACTTAAAAATGCGACTAAGGGAATGTTTTTCATTCTGCTTAGTTTGTTTTCAACAATCGCATTTGCCCAGGAAATTTCGGTTTCGGGTACTGTGAAAGACGCCTCGGGCATGGCATTGCCAGGTGTAACAATTGTTGAAAAAGGAACAACTAACGGTACTATTACCGATGTTGATGGTGTTTACACTATCGAGGTAGCGGGTGCCGATGCAGTGCTGCAGATTTCTTTTATTGGAATGAAATCACAGGAAATAGCAGTATCAGGCAGAACATCCATTAATATTGATATGGAGGATGAAACCATCGGTTTGGCAGAAGTTGTAGCCGTTGGTTATAGCGTTCAGCGAAAAGCCGATTTAACCGGTGCGGTTGAAGTGGTACAAATGGATGCCATTGAAAATGTGAGTTTAAGTTCGGGTAACCCCATGCAGGCATTGCAAGGACATGTTCCGGGACTTTATATTGAAAAAACCGGTACTCCCAGTGCAACCAGCAGTCGAATTCTTATTCGCGGAGTTAATACGCTGGGAGATAACAACCCATTGTATATTATCGATGGAGTACCAACCAAAAGACCAGAGGTGTTCCAGGGACTGAGCGCCGGTTCAATTGTTTCGGTGCAGGTATTGAAAGATGCGTCAGCTTCTTCAATTTATGGAGCACGTGCATCAAACGGTGTTGTAATTGTTACCACCAAAAACGGGTCGGATAAAAAAGGCGAAGTTAAAGTGGAGTTTAACTCTAACTTTTCGGTTCAAAGCGAAAAATCGCAACGGTACGATATGCTGAATGCTGTTGATCGTGGCCGGGCTTTGTGGCAGGCATCGGTAAACGACGGTGTTGATCCAACAAGCGGATACGGCGAAATTTACAACTTCGACTGGAATGGTGATTATAACAATCCTGTTCTGAATGGCGTAACCGTTCAGCCTTATGTTGGAGGAGATATGAACGTTCCCGCGGGCGATACCGATTGGCAGGATGCGACTTATGAAACTGGTTTTGTAATCAATAACGACCTGACTGTTTCCGGCGGAACTGAAAAGTCTTCGGTATTGATGAATATTGGTTACATTAAAAATACCGGTATGCTGAAATACACCAACTACGATCGTATTACGGCCCGTATCAACGGTCAAACCAGCATGCTGGATGATCGGGTGAAGTTTGGTATCAATGCACAGGTTGTATCATCGAACGAAACATTGGAAACTCCCGACCTGGGTAGTGCTCCAACGCCTGGTCTGGCAATTACTTTGGCTCCAACAATCCCGTTGTACGATTCAAACGGCAATTATGGTGGACCACTTGGATCAGGTTATTCCGACCGGAATAACCCGGTAATGATGCAGTATATTAACCGTTGGGACAATACCAATCGCAGGTATTTATTTGGTAGTGTATTTGCTGAAATTCAGCCGGTAAAAAATCTTGTACTGCGCACAACGCTCGGAATTGACTACTCGATGGTGAAAGACAAAGATATTGAACCTGCTTTTAGCAATGGTTTTATTGCCCGTTCAGTAAATAACTTACGAATTTACAACAGCGACTTCACCAGTATAACCTGGTCGAACACTGCTAATTACAAGCTTGATATTGGTAAAAGTAAATTTGGATTCCTTTTAGGTATTGAAGCGGTGAGCGATAATTTTCAGGATTTCACCGGATATAAAGAAGGATTTTCTTCGCAAACTGAAGAGTTTTTTGTGTTGAGCGCCGGAACCAGTAACGGAAATAGTTTTGGAACAGCAACAAGCAGTCGTTTATTCTCTCAGTTCGGAAAAATCGATTACAACTACAACGAACGTTTTCTGGCGTCGTTCACATTACGTCGGGATGGTTCATCGCGATTCGGTGCCGATAACCGTTATGGTTTCTTCCCTGCAGCTACCTTCGGATGGCGTTTGAGCGAAGAGGAGTTTATGACAGGAATGGAGAAAATTTCAAATCTGAAATTCCGTGCCGGTGTTGGTCGTGTTGGTAACCAGGATGTTGGTGATTTTGCCAGTCTTGGATTGTTTGAACCTCGTTACGGAGCAGTGGCCAGCCAGGTTGATGGTATTTTCCACAACGACTTTTTTGATGACTACTGGAATGTTGGTTCGGCTTATGCTTTAGATGGTCAGGATTCAGGAAACCTGCCTTCGGGTTTTGTATCTGTACAAGCCGGAAACCCTGCTTTGAAATGGGAAACAACAGATGAATTGAACCTGGGTATCGATTTCGGATTTTTCGACAGTCAGTTGGTAGGAGCATTCGATTGGTATACACGTAAAACAACCGATATTTTGATTCAGCCACCGGTAGCGTCGGCTTTAGGTGAAGGACAACTACAGTTCCTGAATGGAGCAACCAAGAAAAACACAGGTTGGGAATTTGCGTTGAGTTACAGAAAAAAAGTGAACAGCGACTTATCATACGAGATTGCAGGTAGTGCCAGCCATTTTGCCGATAAAATCACTGAACTTCCTGAAGAAGTTAGAACAGCTTATCCTGGTAACTCGGAGCAAACAGTTCTTGGTCATTCAGAGCTTTCGATTTTTGGTTATGTAGCTGACGGTATTTTTAAAAATCAGGGAGAAGTTGATGCACATGCCAGCCAGGTTGGTGCTGCCCCGGGGCGTATCCGCTGGGCTGATTTGAATGATGATGGTGCAATCAACTCACTCGACCAGAAATTCCTTGGAACACTGCTTCCAAAACTAGAGTATAGTTTAAGAATTGATGTGAATTACAAAGACTTTGATTTGTCGGTTTTCGGATCGGGAGTTGCCGGAAAAACTGGTTATGATCCTTATACTTACTATAACGATTTTATTCGTGGTCGCGATAACGTAGGACCTGGTGTTTTCAAAGCCTGGACTACGCAAAATTCTGATTCAGATGTTCCTGCATTAACATTGTCGGATAGCAATAACGAAACGCGTACTTCCAGTTATTTGAACGTAAACGCGTCTTACTTCAAATTGCGTAACATCCAGCTTGGTTACTCGTTGCCAAAAACTGTATTGGATAACGTTGGCATAGATAAAGTTCGCTTTTACCTGATGGCCGAAAACCTGTTTTGGATTCAGAGCAATGAATTTCAGGGACCGGATCCGGAACGTACCGATGTAAATACCATCCCGATTCCAAGGACTTTCTCTGCCGGTGTTAATGTTGCATTCTAA
- a CDS encoding sugar porter family MFS transporter, producing the protein MKTQNVFSVAIIIALGGFLFGYDIAMMSGTTSQLETLFDLNSFWLGFTVAVAIMGTIVGTVIIGKPAEKFGRRKSLIVLSGLFALSTLGSAFAINWGMLLACRFITGVLLGCISVVTPMFIAEISPAKKRGQLVLLNQFFVVTAIFLAFAVNYLLANIFESGSWRWMIGVEAIPAATFFLLLNLVPESPRWLVNQGHTDEALAVFQRIKAENPKEEVRIVKQSVEEEEAMGHGKLFVKAYRFPIMIAFLIAAFNQLAGINAIMIYAPRVFEMAGFGTNASLLQSISVGATNLVFTFVALFLIDKYGRRTLLMAGSVGMVIFLGLLSKSFFTNNYSDFGGYGVMIYLMGFIAFFAFSQGAVLWVVISEIFPNKVRSKGQALGSFTHWIFAAALIWGFPVLNNTVGGGISFGFFAVMMVLHFFFAWKVLPETKGKSLEEIQQDMKKRIK; encoded by the coding sequence ATGAAAACACAAAACGTATTTTCAGTTGCCATAATAATCGCTCTTGGCGGCTTTCTTTTTGGTTACGACATTGCTATGATGTCGGGTACCACATCGCAACTGGAAACCTTATTCGACTTAAATAGTTTTTGGCTGGGATTTACAGTTGCTGTTGCCATTATGGGTACCATAGTTGGTACTGTTATAATAGGTAAACCGGCTGAAAAATTTGGGCGTCGCAAATCATTAATCGTATTATCCGGCCTTTTTGCATTGTCGACACTGGGTAGTGCATTTGCTATTAACTGGGGAATGTTGCTGGCTTGCCGTTTTATAACCGGAGTTCTTTTAGGTTGTATTTCGGTGGTTACACCCATGTTTATAGCCGAAATATCGCCTGCAAAAAAGCGCGGACAGCTGGTTTTGTTAAATCAGTTTTTTGTGGTTACTGCCATCTTTCTGGCTTTTGCGGTAAATTACCTTTTGGCAAATATTTTCGAGAGTGGATCGTGGCGCTGGATGATCGGTGTGGAAGCTATTCCCGCTGCAACCTTCTTTTTATTGCTGAACCTGGTTCCTGAAAGTCCGCGTTGGTTGGTAAACCAGGGACATACTGATGAGGCATTGGCTGTATTTCAGCGCATTAAGGCTGAAAATCCAAAGGAAGAAGTACGCATTGTAAAACAATCGGTAGAAGAAGAGGAAGCTATGGGGCACGGAAAGTTGTTTGTAAAAGCTTACCGTTTTCCAATAATGATTGCCTTTTTGATTGCTGCCTTTAACCAGCTGGCAGGTATAAATGCCATTATGATTTATGCTCCACGAGTTTTTGAAATGGCAGGATTTGGAACCAATGCTTCACTACTTCAGTCTATTTCGGTAGGAGCTACCAATTTGGTGTTCACTTTCGTGGCACTTTTCCTTATCGATAAATACGGGCGAAGAACACTTCTTATGGCCGGATCAGTTGGGATGGTCATTTTTCTGGGTCTTCTTTCAAAGTCATTTTTTACCAATAACTACTCCGATTTTGGCGGTTACGGAGTAATGATCTATCTGATGGGTTTCATTGCCTTTTTTGCCTTCTCACAAGGAGCAGTGCTTTGGGTGGTTATTTCCGAGATATTCCCCAACAAAGTACGCTCAAAGGGGCAGGCACTAGGAAGTTTTACCCACTGGATTTTTGCCGCGGCTCTTATTTGGGGATTCCCGGTATTGAACAACACCGTCGGTGGCGGTATCTCCTTTGGCTTTTTCGCGGTAATGATGGTGTTGCACTTCTTCTTTGCCTGGAAAGTATTACCCGAAACGAAAGGCAAGTCGTTGGAGGAAATACAACAGGATATGAAAAAACGAATCAAATAA
- a CDS encoding relaxase/mobilization nuclease domain-containing protein produces the protein MIAKITTGGDFAGAVEYILDPKKAAELLMGEGVRLKNTNSITKSFVAQTELNSRVSKPVGHTSLDFSVQDKAKLNNEFLLNIADDYLNKMGIINTQFIIARHYDKEHPHIHIVYNRVNNLGKTISNKNDRYRSEKICKELTRKNDLYFAKGKENVKVHRLKEPDKTKYEIYYSLKELVPKCKDLDELEAKLNKEGITVNYKCRGNTNVVQGISFTKNDLKFNGSKIDRQFSYSKIKYRLDENKRQEHFDVIDNPSLDKALHQLIKEGLLQAEKDEERRRKRESYQQIKPKKKRNRGYRM, from the coding sequence ATGATTGCCAAGATTACAACGGGAGGAGACTTTGCCGGGGCAGTAGAATATATACTTGATCCCAAAAAAGCGGCTGAGCTGTTAATGGGAGAGGGCGTACGTTTGAAAAATACCAATTCGATTACAAAAAGTTTTGTTGCTCAAACAGAACTTAATTCGAGGGTAAGCAAACCGGTAGGTCATACTTCCCTGGATTTCTCAGTCCAGGATAAAGCAAAGTTGAATAATGAGTTTCTTCTAAATATTGCAGATGATTATCTAAACAAAATGGGAATCATAAATACCCAGTTTATAATAGCCCGGCATTACGATAAAGAGCATCCCCATATTCACATTGTGTATAACAGGGTAAACAACCTGGGGAAAACGATTTCCAATAAAAATGATCGTTACCGCAGTGAAAAGATCTGTAAAGAGCTTACTCGGAAAAATGACTTGTATTTTGCCAAGGGAAAAGAAAATGTAAAGGTTCACCGGCTAAAAGAACCGGACAAAACAAAATATGAAATTTATTACAGCCTGAAAGAGCTTGTACCCAAATGTAAAGACCTGGACGAACTGGAAGCTAAACTGAACAAAGAAGGGATAACAGTAAACTACAAATGCAGGGGGAATACAAATGTTGTTCAGGGGATTTCCTTTACCAAAAATGATTTAAAATTTAATGGTTCCAAAATCGACAGGCAATTCAGCTATTCAAAAATCAAGTACAGGCTGGATGAGAATAAGAGACAGGAGCATTTTGATGTAATTGATAATCCATCACTGGATAAGGCTTTGCATCAGTTGATAAAGGAAGGTCTGCTACAGGCAGAGAAGGATGAAGAAAGACGACGTAAAAGGGAATCCTATCAACAAATTAAACCCAAAAAGAAAAGGAACAGGGGGTACCGGATGTAG
- a CDS encoding MobC family plasmid mobilization relaxosome protein yields MVQFNKGGRPRKLDGEKMKYKVTVKMSTVEYFSLIGKSKEAGISQSEFVRQSIMNTTVVQRLTPELNAEIRKLSGMANNLNQIARKANALGYDHVRSEYLFLARKIDRIINKML; encoded by the coding sequence ATGGTGCAATTTAACAAAGGCGGACGTCCACGAAAATTGGATGGTGAGAAGATGAAATATAAGGTAACGGTAAAAATGTCGACCGTTGAATATTTCTCCTTAATTGGCAAATCGAAAGAGGCCGGGATTTCGCAAAGTGAGTTTGTCAGGCAGTCAATAATGAATACCACAGTTGTTCAACGTTTAACACCCGAGCTGAATGCAGAAATAAGAAAACTTTCAGGAATGGCCAATAACCTCAACCAGATTGCACGAAAAGCCAATGCCCTTGGGTACGATCACGTTCGTAGCGAATACCTGTTTCTTGCGCGTAAAATTGATCGAATCATAAACAAAATGCTATGA